A genome region from Haloarcula rubripromontorii includes the following:
- a CDS encoding branched-chain amino acid ABC transporter permease, with product MYHTLLNSPVSAETQMLLPTVETMVGVLYFGLFAISFDFISGYTGYLSFGHAVFYGTGAYAVILIANGKMPLLGPGTPFMLSLLVGGLIAIVLAILVGLVSFRLSGVYFAMITLGFAQVFYVFVRGWDYVATNPRDGPAVGPSHAEGFQIGIPGIDQLSLSIGVLTGDEIALLGSTLSGTEVSYYMIGLVVLACYFAMQRIIHSPFGRVMIAIRENEERAIAIGYNTYLYKLGAFAISGFFAAVAGGLFAGFKRSASPENSFYFLVTGDALLASIIGGFGTLAGSLYGHLFDETVREFLSKAGQGGGLLPYLRALLGQETLDATLLGETTIGGLIDLLLNGHASLYVGLVFVLFVLYVPDGLLGTLRTRLGGTFAEALPAKLWGDSE from the coding sequence GTGTATCACACGCTGTTGAACTCACCGGTCAGCGCCGAGACGCAGATGCTCCTGCCGACGGTGGAGACGATGGTCGGCGTGTTGTACTTCGGTCTCTTTGCCATTTCGTTTGACTTCATCAGCGGCTACACCGGCTACCTGTCGTTCGGCCACGCGGTGTTCTACGGCACCGGCGCGTACGCGGTCATCCTCATCGCCAACGGGAAGATGCCGCTGCTTGGTCCCGGGACGCCGTTCATGCTGTCGTTGCTGGTCGGCGGTCTCATCGCCATTGTGCTGGCGATACTTGTCGGCCTCGTTTCGTTCCGGCTCTCGGGCGTCTACTTCGCGATGATCACGCTCGGCTTCGCGCAGGTGTTCTACGTGTTTGTCCGCGGCTGGGACTATGTGGCGACCAACCCCCGGGATGGCCCCGCGGTCGGGCCAAGCCACGCCGAGGGGTTCCAGATCGGGATTCCCGGCATCGACCAGCTCTCGCTGTCTATCGGCGTCCTCACCGGTGACGAGATCGCCCTCCTTGGGTCGACGCTGTCCGGGACAGAAGTGTCCTACTACATGATCGGCCTCGTCGTCCTGGCCTGCTACTTCGCGATGCAGCGTATCATCCACTCTCCCTTCGGCCGCGTGATGATCGCCATCCGAGAAAACGAGGAGCGCGCTATCGCCATCGGCTACAACACGTATCTGTACAAGCTCGGAGCCTTCGCCATCAGCGGGTTCTTCGCCGCTGTCGCTGGCGGCTTGTTCGCCGGCTTCAAGCGCTCGGCCAGCCCGGAGAACTCATTTTACTTCCTGGTGACCGGCGACGCGCTGCTGGCGAGTATCATCGGCGGCTTTGGCACGCTCGCCGGGTCGCTGTATGGCCACCTGTTCGACGAAACGGTGAGAGAGTTCCTCTCGAAGGCCGGGCAGGGCGGCGGCCTGTTGCCCTATCTCCGCGCGCTGCTGGGCCAGGAGACGCTGGATGCCACGCTGCTCGGCGAGACGACCATCGGCGGTCTCATCGACCTGCTGTTGAACGGCCACGCGAGCCTCTACGTCGGCCTCGTGTTCGTGCTGTTCGTCCTCTACGTCCCCGACGGCCTGCTCGGGACGCTCCGGACGCGTCTCGGCGGGACGTTCGCCGAGGCGTTGCCTGCAAAGCTCTGGGGTGATTCGGAATGA
- a CDS encoding alpha/beta fold hydrolase, translating into MSTEPDHLKDIQPERVSMQYATNDGVDIAYEREGPPDAETVVFVEGIGYGRWMWLWQQEALVEAYETIVWDNRGTGDSDEPEGPYTMSQMAGDLEAVLDDAGVEQAHIVGASMGGMIAQQYALEYDRAESLTLMCTSPGGPDAEPVPKETQRRMFDVPEDLDKRELRRYKMQPALSESFMDTHEDLIERIIDWRIDSDASDRALEWQGAAVQAFDASDRLSEITVPALVIHGTADEVVPYENGELLARGLPHADFVTVHGGPHLLFIEEYERVNTQIREFIDDV; encoded by the coding sequence ATGAGTACGGAACCGGACCACTTGAAGGATATCCAACCAGAACGAGTCAGTATGCAATACGCGACCAACGACGGCGTCGATATCGCCTACGAACGCGAGGGGCCGCCCGACGCCGAAACCGTCGTCTTCGTCGAGGGTATCGGCTACGGCCGCTGGATGTGGCTGTGGCAACAGGAGGCGCTCGTCGAGGCGTACGAGACCATCGTGTGGGACAACCGCGGCACCGGGGACTCCGACGAACCCGAGGGGCCGTACACGATGAGTCAGATGGCGGGAGACCTAGAGGCCGTCCTCGACGACGCCGGCGTCGAGCAGGCCCACATCGTCGGGGCCAGTATGGGCGGGATGATCGCCCAGCAGTACGCGCTGGAGTACGACCGCGCCGAGTCACTGACGCTCATGTGTACCTCGCCGGGCGGTCCCGACGCCGAGCCGGTCCCCAAGGAGACACAGCGGCGGATGTTCGATGTGCCTGAGGACCTCGACAAACGGGAACTCCGGCGGTACAAGATGCAGCCCGCGCTCTCGGAGTCGTTCATGGATACCCACGAGGACCTCATCGAACGCATCATCGACTGGCGCATCGACAGCGACGCCAGCGACCGGGCGCTGGAATGGCAAGGTGCGGCGGTCCAGGCGTTTGACGCGTCGGACCGCCTCAGCGAGATCACAGTTCCGGCCCTCGTCATCCACGGGACCGCCGACGAAGTGGTTCCTTACGAGAACGGGGAACTGCTGGCCCGCGGGCTACCACACGCCGACTTCGTCACCGTCCACGGCGGCCCGCATCTGCTGTTCATCGAGGAGTACGAGCGCGTCAACACACAGATCCGGGAGTTCATCGACGATGTCTGA
- a CDS encoding AMP-binding protein, translated as MSESAPQEWVGAWSERRAALTPDREGLVDATTGERFTYAELDRRANRAARFLRRYGVGDDDTVAVVSRNRSAVVDLFFATGKTGSRLAPLSHRLAPPELAELLDRVDPAIIVFEAPFAETVSTALEKANTAAPKLIHLETATDGASSAATLDSTPYASALPEDDTPVETATPAPGDTHLLLHTGGSTGTPKETEITHRGIVWNSLNTITAWGLREDDVTPMVFPMFHTGGWNVLTVPLWHIGGTVVIAREFDPGDVLEIIDAEGGTVLVAVPAVLRMMTDHDGWEATDLSTLRFAKSGGGPCRRSVMETWWDRGVDLSQGYGLTECGPNNFAMPEGWPREKADSVGKPAMHVDARVVAPDDAGDGDNHTNQREPVDPGTVGELQLRSPHAATGYLDNPDATAETFGDGWVSTGDLARVDADGYYYIEGRTKHMFVSGGENVYPAEVEDAIADHPSVGEVVVIPVSDDRWGQVGKAVIEPAADSRTGGADDRPLTLDGLRAFLDDRLARYKHPREIAFIEAMPTSGPDKIDRGAISDRFGT; from the coding sequence ATGTCTGAGAGCGCTCCACAGGAGTGGGTCGGTGCCTGGAGCGAGCGTCGGGCCGCACTCACGCCGGACCGCGAGGGACTGGTCGACGCGACGACCGGCGAGCGGTTCACCTACGCCGAACTGGACCGGCGAGCGAACCGGGCCGCTCGCTTTCTCCGGCGGTACGGCGTCGGCGACGACGATACCGTCGCCGTCGTCTCGCGGAACCGCTCCGCCGTCGTCGACCTGTTCTTCGCCACCGGCAAGACCGGGAGCCGGCTGGCACCGCTGTCCCACCGGCTCGCGCCCCCCGAACTCGCCGAACTCCTTGACCGCGTTGACCCGGCAATCATCGTTTTCGAGGCTCCTTTCGCCGAGACTGTCTCGACGGCGCTGGAGAAAGCAAACACGGCGGCCCCCAAACTCATCCATCTCGAAACCGCCACCGACGGCGCGTCCTCAGCCGCCACGCTCGACAGTACGCCCTACGCTTCGGCCCTCCCCGAGGACGACACGCCCGTCGAGACGGCGACGCCGGCCCCCGGCGACACGCACCTCCTCCTGCACACCGGCGGGTCGACTGGGACGCCAAAGGAGACGGAGATCACCCACCGCGGCATCGTCTGGAACTCCCTGAACACGATCACGGCCTGGGGACTGCGTGAGGACGACGTGACGCCGATGGTGTTCCCGATGTTCCACACCGGCGGCTGGAACGTCCTCACCGTCCCGCTGTGGCACATCGGTGGGACAGTCGTCATTGCCCGCGAGTTCGACCCCGGCGACGTACTGGAGATCATCGACGCGGAGGGCGGGACGGTGCTGGTCGCCGTCCCCGCTGTGCTACGAATGATGACAGACCACGACGGCTGGGAAGCGACGGACCTCTCGACGCTCCGCTTCGCCAAGTCCGGCGGCGGCCCCTGCCGCAGGAGCGTGATGGAGACGTGGTGGGACCGCGGTGTCGACCTCTCGCAGGGGTACGGCCTCACTGAATGCGGCCCGAACAACTTCGCGATGCCCGAGGGCTGGCCCCGCGAGAAGGCCGATTCCGTCGGCAAGCCGGCGATGCACGTCGACGCCAGGGTGGTCGCGCCTGACGATGCGGGCGATGGCGACAATCATACCAACCAACGAGAGCCAGTCGACCCCGGCACCGTCGGCGAACTCCAGTTGCGCTCGCCCCACGCCGCGACGGGCTACCTCGACAACCCCGATGCCACCGCCGAGACGTTCGGCGACGGCTGGGTGTCGACCGGCGACCTCGCCCGTGTCGACGCGGACGGCTACTACTACATCGAAGGTCGCACCAAGCATATGTTCGTCAGCGGCGGCGAGAACGTCTATCCCGCAGAAGTCGAGGACGCTATCGCCGACCATCCATCAGTCGGTGAAGTCGTCGTGATTCCGGTCTCCGACGACAGGTGGGGACAGGTCGGGAAGGCCGTTATCGAACCTGCGGCCGATAGCAGGACGGGCGGGGCCGACGACCGGCCGCTGACGCTCGATGGCCTCCGGGCGTTCCTTGACGACCGACTAGCCCGATACAAACACCCCCGCGAGATTGCGTTCATCGAGGCAATGCCGACCAGCGGTCCGGACAAGATCGACCGAGGTGCAATCTCGGATCGATTCGGGACATAA
- a CDS encoding PAS domain S-box protein yields MPDTYATADSMHVLQVDDTPLLDEPVDFPESRRPDSLTLTTTDRADSALERLEGTAIDGIVVADDLPDRSGCAFADAVRERDSSVPVLLLTESEPVASDVLSNGVTDVFSRDTAAVRRDLLANRIRLLAEHHQSTELASRTRQQLTELAEQSSELLWVFSGDWTEIQFVNSAYETIYGRSVESLQANPAEFMTAVHPADQDSVMQAMQRVSAGESADLEFRITRPDGEQRWVRATAQPIVEDGTVARIVGASRDITERKRRESERAAELDSPDAPVDAVPDLFYALDENGDLVRWNDALAAATGDGDADLTSMALAELFAPSDREVVRQCIETALATGETSFEADLLTADGTAVPYEFTGGRITAADGSAVGVAGIGRTTAPRESRQQALERQNERLDEFASVVSHDLRNPLDVARGQLELAQVAHDSEHLDAVERAHDRIGQLIEDLLTLARNGEAALDSEPVPLQTVVEQCWQTVETDDATLELRTSAVVRADPGRLRQLFENLLRNSVEHGQTPPAQRQGDAAGQCATASVSQSEGAAASLTITIGELDGGFYVADDGVGIPADERDTVFEGGYSLASGPGFGLQIVEEIVKTHGWSITAAESDAGGARFEITGVEFETA; encoded by the coding sequence ATGCCTGACACATATGCGACCGCAGATTCGATGCACGTATTGCAGGTAGACGACACGCCGCTACTCGACGAGCCTGTCGATTTTCCGGAGAGTCGACGTCCGGACTCGCTTACGCTGACTACGACCGACCGGGCAGACAGTGCGCTCGAACGTCTCGAAGGCACTGCTATCGATGGCATCGTCGTCGCGGACGACCTCCCAGACCGGTCCGGCTGTGCGTTCGCTGACGCGGTCCGCGAGCGGGACAGCAGTGTCCCGGTGCTGTTGCTGACCGAGTCTGAACCCGTCGCCAGCGACGTACTCTCGAACGGCGTCACCGACGTTTTCAGCAGAGACACAGCTGCTGTGCGTCGTGACCTCCTCGCCAATCGGATTCGGCTGCTGGCTGAACATCACCAGTCGACGGAACTCGCCAGCCGGACCAGACAGCAACTCACAGAGCTGGCAGAACAGTCGTCGGAACTGCTATGGGTGTTTTCCGGGGACTGGACCGAGATACAGTTCGTCAATTCGGCATACGAAACCATCTACGGCCGCTCCGTCGAGTCCTTGCAGGCCAATCCCGCGGAGTTCATGACGGCGGTTCATCCCGCAGATCAGGACAGTGTTATGCAGGCGATGCAGCGCGTCTCAGCCGGCGAATCCGCCGACCTCGAATTCCGCATCACCCGGCCGGATGGCGAACAGCGCTGGGTACGGGCCACGGCCCAACCCATTGTCGAGGATGGCACGGTCGCCAGAATCGTCGGCGCGTCGCGTGACATCACCGAGCGGAAGCGACGCGAGTCCGAACGCGCCGCGGAACTGGATAGCCCCGATGCACCGGTCGATGCAGTGCCGGATCTGTTCTATGCACTCGACGAGAACGGTGATCTCGTCCGCTGGAATGACGCACTGGCGGCGGCCACTGGAGACGGGGACGCTGACCTCACGTCGATGGCGCTGGCAGAGCTCTTCGCCCCATCCGATCGTGAGGTCGTTCGACAATGTATCGAGACGGCTCTTGCCACCGGTGAGACATCGTTCGAAGCAGACCTGCTGACTGCCGACGGAACAGCAGTCCCGTACGAATTCACCGGTGGCCGAATAACAGCTGCTGACGGCTCGGCGGTCGGCGTGGCCGGTATCGGACGGACTACCGCTCCCCGCGAAAGCAGGCAACAGGCTCTTGAACGGCAAAACGAGCGCCTCGACGAGTTTGCCAGCGTCGTCAGCCACGACCTCCGGAACCCGCTTGACGTTGCCCGGGGCCAGCTAGAGCTCGCACAGGTGGCACACGACAGCGAGCACCTCGACGCGGTCGAGCGAGCCCACGACCGCATCGGACAGCTCATCGAGGACCTCCTGACACTGGCCCGGAACGGCGAGGCCGCACTCGACAGCGAGCCGGTGCCGCTCCAGACAGTCGTCGAGCAGTGCTGGCAAACCGTCGAGACCGACGACGCAACGCTGGAGCTACGGACCTCGGCTGTGGTCCGCGCGGACCCCGGCCGGCTCCGGCAACTGTTCGAGAACCTGCTCCGTAACAGCGTGGAACATGGACAGACGCCACCTGCCCAGAGACAGGGTGACGCCGCCGGGCAGTGTGCGACGGCCTCGGTATCACAGTCGGAGGGAGCAGCCGCCAGCCTGACGATAACTATCGGCGAACTGGACGGCGGGTTCTACGTCGCGGACGACGGCGTCGGAATTCCGGCCGACGAGCGCGACACTGTGTTCGAGGGCGGCTACTCACTGGCTTCGGGTCCCGGGTTCGGCCTCCAAATCGTCGAGGAAATCGTCAAGACCCACGGTTGGTCGATAACAGCTGCAGAAAGCGACGCCGGCGGCGCTCGCTTCGAGATCACCGGCGTCGAGTTCGAGACGGCGTAA
- a CDS encoding mandelate racemase/muconate lactonizing enzyme family protein yields the protein MGKANDVDYADLHDPNAEYTMRELSAETMGVTAKRGGGRDVEITDVQTTMVDGNFPWTLVRIYTDAGIVGTGEAYWGAGVPELIERMKPFVVGENPLDIDRLYEHLIQKMSGEGSVEGVTVTAIAGIEVALHDLAGKILEVPAYQLLGGKYRDEMRVYCDCHTEEEADPEACADEARRVVDELGYDALKFDLDVPSGLEKDRANRHLRPGEIRHKAEIVEKVTEEVKDEADVAFDCHWTFSGSSGKRLAEAIEEYDVWWLEDPVPPENLEVQEEVTKSTTTPITVGENRYRVTEERRLIENQAVDMIAPDMPKVGGMRETRKVADVANQYYIPVAMHNVSSPIATMASAHVGAAVPNSLAVEYHSYELGWWEDLVEETVIEDGYIEIPEEPGLGLTLDLDAVEEHVVAGDTVFDEA from the coding sequence ATGGGAAAGGCAAACGACGTAGACTACGCTGACCTGCACGACCCGAACGCAGAGTACACGATGCGGGAGCTCTCTGCGGAGACAATGGGTGTCACCGCCAAGCGCGGTGGTGGCCGCGACGTGGAGATCACCGACGTTCAGACGACGATGGTCGACGGGAACTTCCCGTGGACGCTCGTTCGAATCTACACTGACGCAGGCATCGTCGGCACGGGCGAGGCCTACTGGGGCGCCGGCGTCCCGGAACTCATCGAGCGGATGAAGCCGTTTGTCGTCGGCGAGAACCCGCTGGACATCGACCGCCTCTACGAGCATCTCATCCAGAAGATGAGCGGCGAGGGGAGCGTCGAGGGTGTCACTGTGACAGCCATCGCGGGTATCGAGGTCGCACTACATGACCTCGCGGGCAAGATTCTCGAAGTGCCGGCCTACCAGCTCCTGGGTGGCAAATACCGCGACGAGATGCGCGTGTATTGCGACTGTCACACCGAAGAGGAGGCCGACCCCGAGGCCTGCGCCGACGAGGCGCGCCGCGTCGTCGACGAACTGGGCTACGACGCCCTCAAGTTCGACCTCGACGTGCCAAGCGGCTTGGAGAAAGACCGCGCGAACCGACACCTTCGCCCGGGTGAAATCCGGCACAAAGCCGAGATCGTCGAGAAAGTCACCGAAGAGGTCAAAGACGAGGCTGACGTGGCCTTCGACTGTCACTGGACGTTCTCGGGTAGCTCCGGGAAACGTCTCGCAGAGGCTATCGAGGAGTACGATGTCTGGTGGCTGGAAGACCCCGTTCCGCCGGAGAACCTCGAAGTGCAGGAGGAAGTCACCAAGTCCACGACCACGCCGATCACCGTCGGCGAGAACCGCTATCGCGTCACTGAGGAGCGGCGGCTGATCGAGAACCAGGCTGTCGACATGATCGCGCCGGACATGCCGAAGGTCGGTGGCATGCGCGAGACGCGGAAGGTCGCCGACGTGGCGAACCAGTACTACATCCCGGTGGCGATGCACAACGTCTCCTCGCCGATTGCGACGATGGCGAGCGCCCACGTCGGGGCCGCGGTCCCGAACTCGCTGGCTGTCGAGTACCACTCCTACGAACTCGGCTGGTGGGAGGATCTGGTCGAGGAGACCGTCATCGAGGACGGCTATATCGAGATTCCGGAAGAGCCGGGGCTCGGACTCACACTCGACCTCGACGCTGTCGAGGAGCATGTCGTTGCTGGCGATACCGTCTTCGACGAGGCGTAA
- a CDS encoding DUF4397 domain-containing protein, giving the protein MSSDTTRRRILLGIGTGVTVGIAGCSGDGDGGAEGPDTETEGGMDTPMEAETETQTEAETDPGTAAVRVAHMSPNAPNVDVYVEGDVVLEDVPFGAVSQYLDVPAGERAVEITAAGDPDTSVFSGPVPVDADTEYTIAAVGEIGDNADQAFEPLVLEDDNSDPGGDTARVRLVHASPDAPAVDVTLASNGDALYDGVEYGGSGYVEVPSGDYTLQVRGDTESNDGDVAAEFDVSLSGGEVYTAFAAGYLTPDDDPADTPFDLLVTQDTGDSATQTETESEPASVRVAHMSPNAPNVDVYVDGSAVLEDVPFGAVSDYLEVPAGARTVEITAAGDPDTSVFEGDVTVEGGQAYTVAAAGEIGGDTGDPFQPLVLADNTTAPGDGTARLRLVHLSPDAPQVDVTLASNGDVLFDAADFREFDSVEVPAGEYTIQVRGATPDNDGDVVAEYDLNLAGETGYTAFAAGYLTPDDEPADTPFDLIVAQDTGGM; this is encoded by the coding sequence ATGTCATCAGACACGACCCGACGACGGATTTTGCTCGGTATCGGAACCGGTGTGACAGTCGGCATCGCTGGCTGTAGCGGCGACGGTGACGGCGGTGCCGAAGGGCCCGACACCGAGACGGAAGGCGGCATGGACACGCCAATGGAGGCCGAAACAGAGACTCAGACCGAAGCGGAAACCGATCCGGGGACCGCGGCGGTCCGAGTGGCGCACATGTCGCCGAACGCCCCGAATGTGGATGTCTACGTCGAGGGCGATGTAGTTCTCGAAGACGTTCCCTTCGGTGCGGTGAGTCAGTACCTCGACGTGCCCGCGGGAGAGCGGGCAGTCGAGATAACCGCCGCTGGCGATCCGGATACGTCGGTGTTTTCGGGGCCGGTTCCGGTGGATGCGGACACGGAGTACACTATCGCCGCAGTCGGTGAAATCGGCGACAACGCTGACCAGGCGTTCGAACCGCTCGTGCTGGAAGACGACAACAGCGACCCCGGCGGTGACACCGCACGTGTCCGTCTGGTCCACGCCTCGCCGGACGCGCCGGCCGTCGACGTGACCCTCGCGTCGAACGGGGACGCGCTGTACGACGGTGTCGAGTACGGCGGCTCCGGCTACGTCGAAGTGCCTTCGGGCGACTACACGCTACAGGTACGTGGTGACACGGAGAGCAACGACGGCGACGTCGCCGCGGAGTTCGACGTGAGCCTGTCCGGTGGCGAAGTGTACACAGCCTTCGCGGCGGGCTATCTCACGCCGGACGACGACCCGGCGGACACGCCCTTCGATCTGCTCGTGACACAGGACACTGGTGACAGCGCTACGCAGACTGAAACCGAGTCCGAGCCAGCGAGCGTCCGGGTGGCACACATGTCGCCGAACGCCCCGAACGTAGATGTGTACGTCGACGGGTCGGCAGTACTCGAAGACGTGCCCTTCGGCGCTGTCAGCGACTATCTTGAGGTCCCCGCTGGCGCGCGAACGGTCGAGATCACTGCTGCTGGCGACCCGGACACGTCGGTGTTTGAGGGTGACGTGACCGTCGAGGGCGGGCAGGCGTACACCGTCGCTGCGGCCGGCGAAATCGGCGGCGATACCGGTGACCCCTTCCAGCCGCTCGTGCTCGCCGACAACACTACCGCGCCCGGCGACGGGACAGCCCGCCTCCGACTGGTCCACCTCTCGCCCGATGCCCCACAAGTCGACGTGACCCTCGCGTCGAACGGGGACGTGCTGTTCGATGCTGCCGACTTCCGGGAATTCGACAGCGTCGAGGTGCCAGCGGGTGAGTATACGATACAGGTCCGCGGAGCGACACCTGATAACGATGGGGACGTGGTCGCGGAGTACGATCTTAACCTGGCTGGCGAAACGGGGTACACCGCCTTTGCGGCGGGCTATCTCACGCCGGACGACGAACCGGCCGACACACCCTTTGACCTGATTGTCGCACAGGACACCGGCGGAATGTAG
- a CDS encoding ArsR/SmtB family transcription factor, translated as METVLWQTLAGTRGGPNRARVLRALADQPRNANQLADDLDLAYNTVRYHLDILEDNGVITSSDADYGVIYLPSERARTHWDTVEQILTQVDD; from the coding sequence ATGGAGACGGTCCTCTGGCAAACGCTTGCAGGTACCCGCGGAGGACCCAACCGTGCCCGCGTACTTCGCGCGCTAGCCGACCAGCCGCGAAACGCCAACCAGCTCGCTGATGACCTTGACCTCGCATACAACACAGTCCGGTACCATCTCGATATCCTCGAAGACAACGGAGTCATCACCAGCAGCGATGCCGACTACGGCGTTATCTATCTCCCCAGCGAGCGCGCGAGAACCCACTGGGACACGGTCGAACAAATCCTCACACAGGTGGACGATTGA
- a CDS encoding tyrosine-type recombinase/integrase: MSDDLQPLAPRQALEMWIDRQKAEKADETVQSYYYRVRQFVDWLDEEGIDNLNDLTGRDVFRYDSDRRADGLTKNALNTQLGTIKLFLDFCVDVEAVPPVLPAKVDVPTLSKAERANEEKLTANRAERILHKLEQFDYASRDHMLFALAWHTGARLGALRALDLDDCYLTDDDLDRLAHRDGLSDEELGQFDVPFVYFCHRPETDTPLKNQEDGERPVGLSEEIGQLLEDYIEVTRVEVEDEHGRKPLFSSKRGTGRMSKGAIRSRFNIITQPCRFETCPHDRDTDTCEALEHGYESRCPSARSPHRIRTGSITHHRDEGWPPEVLAERVNATPEVIRTHYDQPDLLKRMESRRSYID, from the coding sequence ATGAGTGACGATCTCCAACCGCTTGCCCCCCGGCAAGCACTGGAGATGTGGATAGACCGGCAGAAAGCCGAGAAAGCCGACGAGACGGTCCAGAGCTACTACTACCGCGTTCGGCAGTTCGTCGACTGGCTCGACGAAGAGGGCATCGACAACCTGAACGACCTGACCGGGCGCGACGTGTTCCGGTACGACTCCGACCGGCGTGCTGACGGGCTAACGAAGAACGCCCTGAACACGCAACTCGGGACGATCAAACTGTTTCTGGACTTCTGCGTCGACGTAGAAGCAGTCCCGCCGGTACTGCCCGCGAAAGTCGACGTGCCGACCCTCTCGAAGGCAGAACGAGCGAACGAGGAGAAACTGACGGCGAACCGTGCCGAGAGGATTCTGCACAAACTGGAACAGTTCGACTACGCCAGCCGCGACCACATGCTGTTCGCGCTGGCGTGGCATACTGGTGCTCGACTCGGTGCGCTTCGTGCGCTCGACCTGGACGACTGCTACCTGACCGACGACGATCTCGACCGACTGGCCCACCGGGACGGACTCTCCGACGAGGAACTCGGACAGTTCGACGTTCCGTTCGTCTACTTCTGCCACCGGCCTGAGACGGATACGCCGCTGAAGAATCAGGAGGATGGTGAGCGACCGGTCGGCCTGTCGGAAGAGATCGGGCAGCTGCTCGAAGACTACATCGAGGTGACGCGCGTCGAGGTCGAGGACGAACACGGGCGCAAGCCGCTGTTCTCCAGCAAGCGCGGGACCGGTCGGATGTCGAAGGGTGCGATTCGTTCGCGGTTCAATATCATCACCCAGCCGTGCCGTTTCGAGACGTGTCCACACGACCGCGATACGGACACCTGCGAGGCGCTGGAACACGGCTACGAATCGCGTTGCCCGTCGGCCCGATCTCCACACCGGATTCGGACTGGCTCGATCACGCATCACCGTGACGAAGGTTGGCCCCCGGAGGTGCTGGCCGAGCGTGTGAACGCGACCCCGGAGGTCATTCGCACGCACTACGACCAGCCGGACCTGCTGAAGCGGATGGAATCGCGCCGTAGCTACATCGACTAA
- a CDS encoding HEPN domain-containing protein has product MNPTENERQYAEEQITEANRRLESIYERVARSGLKFKAQYEFGEDEENVSEVMVQASSGLDDEEIIEALAGEDTPKEDIEWIRDIDEELIGTHIQNVIIDCQLCIELAVKAMFKLAEKDHPFSHGLSFDDGRTQGFYSEIPEDFPRKDDIPRVIFITQFWAEFYELAKYGAPQLDVRPEMVFNTDDASRAVNDAKFCIEIAQELLDFVN; this is encoded by the coding sequence ATGAATCCTACAGAAAATGAACGTCAGTACGCTGAAGAGCAGATTACGGAAGCTAATAGACGATTAGAGTCAATTTACGAACGTGTAGCAAGATCTGGACTTAAGTTCAAGGCACAGTACGAATTCGGTGAAGATGAAGAAAACGTTTCGGAAGTTATGGTTCAAGCATCGAGCGGGCTAGATGACGAAGAAATCATAGAGGCATTAGCAGGTGAAGATACACCTAAAGAGGATATTGAATGGATTCGAGATATTGATGAGGAGTTGATTGGCACTCACATACAGAATGTAATCATTGACTGTCAGCTCTGCATAGAATTAGCTGTTAAAGCGATGTTCAAGTTAGCTGAAAAGGATCATCCCTTTTCACATGGTCTTTCTTTTGACGATGGACGTACCCAGGGGTTCTATTCCGAGATTCCTGAAGATTTCCCACGTAAAGATGATATACCAAGAGTCATATTCATAACACAATTCTGGGCAGAATTCTATGAATTAGCTAAATATGGGGCACCGCAACTCGATGTGCGTCCAGAAATGGTATTTAATACTGATGATGCATCTCGTGCTGTAAATGACGCGAAATTCTGTATCGAAATTGCTCAAGAATTGCTTGATTTTGTAAACTAA